A genomic segment from Pseudomonas sessilinigenes encodes:
- the iscR gene encoding Fe-S cluster assembly transcriptional regulator IscR: MRLTTKGRYAVTAMLDLALHAQHGPVSLADISERQGISLSYLEQLFAKLRRSNLVSSVRGPGGGYQLSRDMQGIQVAQVIDAVNESVDATKCQGLGDCHAGDTCLTHHLWCDLSLQIHEFLSGISLADLVTRREVQEVAQRQDQRRCNGKAPRLDKIEASAVE; encoded by the coding sequence ATGCGACTGACTACTAAAGGCCGATATGCGGTGACCGCCATGCTTGATCTGGCGTTGCACGCGCAACATGGCCCGGTCTCCCTGGCCGATATCTCTGAGCGCCAAGGCATCTCCCTGTCCTATCTCGAACAGCTTTTCGCCAAGCTGCGCCGCAGTAACCTGGTTTCCAGTGTTCGTGGTCCTGGTGGCGGTTATCAGCTATCGCGTGACATGCAGGGAATCCAGGTGGCTCAGGTGATCGATGCGGTGAACGAATCGGTCGATGCAACCAAATGCCAAGGATTGGGCGATTGTCATGCCGGTGACACCTGTCTTACTCACCACCTGTGGTGCGATCTAAGCCTGCAGATTCACGAATTTCTGAGCGGTATCAGCTTGGCTGACCTTGTCACCCGCCGTGAGGTGCAAGAAGTAGCCCAGCGTCAGGACCAGCGCCGTTGTAATGGCAAGGCGCCGCGCCTGGACAAGATTGAAGCGTCCGCCGTCGAATGA
- a CDS encoding IscS subfamily cysteine desulfurase, whose product MKLPIYLDYSATTPVDPRVAQKMSECLLVDGNFGNPASRSHVFGWKAEESVENARRQVADLVNADPREIVWTSGATESDNLAIKGVAHFYHTKGKHLITSKIEHKAVLDTMRQLEREGFEVTYIEPGEDGLITPAMVEAALRDDTILVSIMHVNNEIGTVNDIAAIGELTRSKGILFHVDGAQSTGKVEIDLQALKVDLMSFSAHKTYGPKGIGALYVSRKPRVRLEATMHGGGHERGMRSGTLATHQIVGMGEAFRVAKEDMATENARIKALSDRFYKQVEHLEELYVNGSMTARVPHNLNLSFNYVEGESLIMALKDLAVSSGSACTSASLEPSYVLRALGRNDELAHSSIRFTFGRFTTEEEIDYAAQKVCEAVTKLRALSPLWDMYKDGVDISKIEWAAH is encoded by the coding sequence ATGAAATTGCCGATTTACCTTGATTACTCAGCAACCACTCCGGTCGATCCGCGTGTTGCGCAAAAAATGAGTGAGTGCCTGCTGGTCGACGGGAACTTCGGTAACCCGGCGTCCCGCTCCCACGTGTTCGGCTGGAAGGCCGAGGAGTCGGTGGAGAACGCCCGTCGCCAAGTGGCTGACCTGGTCAACGCCGACCCGCGTGAAATCGTCTGGACTTCCGGTGCCACCGAGTCCGACAACCTGGCCATCAAGGGCGTCGCGCATTTCTATCACACCAAGGGCAAGCACCTGATCACCTCGAAGATCGAGCACAAGGCTGTCCTGGACACCATGCGCCAACTCGAGCGCGAAGGCTTCGAAGTGACCTACATCGAGCCGGGTGAAGACGGCCTGATCACTCCGGCCATGGTGGAAGCTGCTCTGCGTGACGACACCATCCTGGTTTCGATCATGCACGTGAACAACGAAATCGGCACCGTCAACGACATCGCCGCCATTGGCGAGCTGACCCGCTCCAAGGGCATCCTGTTCCATGTCGATGGTGCCCAGTCCACCGGCAAGGTCGAAATCGACCTGCAAGCGCTGAAAGTCGACCTGATGTCGTTCTCTGCCCACAAGACCTACGGCCCCAAAGGCATCGGCGCACTGTACGTGAGTCGCAAGCCTCGTGTGCGCCTGGAGGCCACCATGCACGGCGGCGGTCACGAGCGCGGCATGCGTTCCGGGACCCTGGCTACCCACCAGATCGTCGGCATGGGCGAGGCCTTCCGCGTTGCCAAGGAAGACATGGCAACCGAGAACGCCCGCATCAAGGCCCTGAGCGATCGTTTCTACAAGCAGGTCGAGCACCTGGAAGAGCTGTACGTCAACGGCAGCATGACTGCTCGTGTGCCGCACAACTTGAACCTGAGCTTCAACTACGTCGAAGGCGAGTCGTTGATCATGGCGCTCAAGGACCTGGCGGTGTCTTCCGGTTCGGCCTGTACTTCGGCCTCCCTGGAGCCTTCGTACGTGCTGCGTGCCCTGGGCCGTAACGACGAACTGGCGCACAGCTCGATCCGCTTCACCTTCGGCCGTTTCACCACCGAAGAGGAAATCGACTACGCGGCCCAGAAGGTCTGCGAGGCCGTTACCAAGCTGCGCGCCCTGTCGCCGCTGTGGGACATGTACAAAGACGGTGTCGATATCTCGAAGATCGAGTGGGCGGCACACTGA
- the iscU gene encoding Fe-S cluster assembly scaffold IscU: MAYSEKVIDHYENPRNVGKMNAEDPDVGTGMVGAPACGDVMRLQIKVNEQGIIEDAKFKTYGCGSAIASSSLATEWMKGKTLDEAETIKNTQLAEELALPPVKIHCSVLAEDAIKAAVRDYKQKKGLI; this comes from the coding sequence ATGGCTTACAGCGAAAAGGTCATCGACCACTACGAGAACCCGCGTAACGTCGGCAAGATGAACGCGGAAGATCCGGATGTCGGCACCGGCATGGTCGGTGCTCCTGCCTGTGGCGACGTGATGCGCCTGCAGATCAAGGTCAACGAGCAGGGCATCATCGAAGACGCCAAGTTCAAGACCTACGGCTGTGGCTCGGCCATTGCCTCCAGCTCCCTGGCCACCGAGTGGATGAAGGGCAAGACCCTGGATGAAGCCGAGACCATCAAGAACACCCAGCTGGCCGAAGAACTGGCCTTGCCGCCAGTGAAGATCCACTGCTCGGTGCTCGCCGAAGACGCTATCAAGGCGGCTGTCCGCGACTACAAGCAGAAGAAAGGCCTGATCTGA
- the iscA gene encoding iron-sulfur cluster assembly protein IscA, whose protein sequence is MAISMTEAAAQHVRRSLNGRGKGDGIRLGVRTTGCSGLAYVLEFVDEIGEDDQVFESHGEKVIIDPKSLTYLDGTELDFVKEGLNEGFKFNNPNVRGECGCGESFNI, encoded by the coding sequence ATGGCTATCAGCATGACAGAAGCGGCTGCTCAACACGTGCGACGCTCCCTCAATGGGCGCGGCAAGGGTGATGGGATTCGCCTGGGTGTTCGCACCACAGGCTGTTCCGGCCTTGCCTATGTGCTGGAGTTCGTCGATGAGATCGGCGAGGACGATCAGGTGTTCGAAAGTCACGGCGAGAAAGTGATCATCGACCCGAAAAGCCTGACCTATCTGGATGGCACCGAGCTTGACTTCGTCAAGGAAGGGTTGAACGAGGGTTTCAAGTTCAACAATCCCAACGTGCGCGGTGAATGTGGCTGCGGCGAAAGCTTCAACATCTGA
- the hscB gene encoding co-chaperone HscB has protein sequence MGTPCHFALFELQPGFRLDLEQLAARYRELARGVHPDRFADAPEREQRLALERSASLNEAYQTLKSPPKRARYLLALKGGELPLEVTVHDPEFLLQQMQWREELEDLQDSADLAGVAAFKRRLKVAQDELNEGFAACWDDAAQREQAERLMRRMQFLDKLTYEVRQLEERLDD, from the coding sequence GTGGGTACTCCTTGTCATTTCGCTTTATTCGAGTTGCAGCCTGGTTTCCGCCTGGATCTCGAACAGTTGGCCGCGCGTTATCGAGAGTTGGCGCGCGGAGTTCATCCTGACCGTTTTGCCGATGCTCCCGAGCGTGAGCAACGGCTGGCGCTGGAGCGCTCGGCGAGCCTCAATGAGGCTTACCAGACCCTCAAGAGCCCTCCCAAGCGTGCTCGCTATCTCCTTGCCCTCAAGGGTGGCGAGCTGCCGTTGGAAGTCACGGTGCACGACCCTGAGTTCCTGTTGCAGCAGATGCAATGGCGCGAGGAGCTCGAGGACCTGCAGGACAGTGCTGACCTGGCAGGGGTGGCGGCCTTCAAGCGGCGCCTGAAGGTCGCCCAGGATGAACTGAACGAAGGCTTCGCAGCCTGTTGGGATGATGCAGCGCAACGCGAACAGGCCGAGCGCCTGATGCGGCGCATGCAGTTCCTCGACAAGCTCACCTACGAAGTGCGCCAGTTAGAAGAGCGCCTCGACGATTAA
- the hscA gene encoding Fe-S protein assembly chaperone HscA, with protein sequence MALLQIAEPGQSPQPHQRRLAVGIDLGTTNSLVAALRSGLSEPLADAQGQVILPSAVRYHADSVEVGESARLAAPSDPLNTVLSVKRLMGRGLSDVKQLGEQLPYRFVDGESHMPFIETVQGPKSPVEVSAEVLKVLRQRAEATLGGELVGAVITVPAYFDDAQRQATKDAAKLAGLNVLRLLNEPTAAAVAYGLDQHAEGVVAIYDLGGGTFDISILRLTGGVFEVLATGGDTALGGDDFDHAIAGWIIQGAGLSADLDPGVQRNLLQTARTAKEALTAAASVEVRYGDWCSVLTREAFDGLIEPMVARSLKACRRAVRDSGVELDEVQAVVMVGGSTRVPRVREAVAEMFARQPLTEIDPDQVVAIGAAIQADTLAGNKRDGGELLLLDVIPLSLGLETMGGLMEKVIPRNTTIPVARAQDFTTYKDGQTAMMIHVLQGERELISDCRSLARFELRGIPPMVAGAAKIRVTFQVDADGLLSVSARELGSGVEASIQVKPSYGLTDGEIARMLKDSFQYAGDDKVARVLREQQVDAQRLIEAVQGALEADGDRLLDAEERMVIELQMQELNELMLGTDGYAIEQQTKRLSQVTDAFAARRLDSTVKAALAGRNLNEIEE encoded by the coding sequence ATGGCCCTACTGCAGATCGCTGAACCCGGCCAAAGTCCTCAACCGCACCAGCGTCGCCTGGCTGTGGGGATTGACTTGGGTACTACCAATTCGCTGGTCGCTGCCTTGCGCAGCGGTCTTTCCGAGCCGCTGGCCGATGCGCAGGGACAGGTGATCCTGCCGTCTGCCGTGCGTTATCACGCCGACAGCGTTGAGGTGGGCGAGTCCGCCCGCCTGGCTGCCCCCTCCGATCCGCTCAATACCGTGCTCTCGGTCAAGCGCCTGATGGGTCGAGGCCTGTCCGACGTCAAGCAATTGGGTGAGCAGCTCCCCTATCGCTTCGTCGATGGCGAATCGCACATGCCGTTCATCGAAACGGTCCAGGGCCCCAAGAGCCCTGTCGAGGTTTCTGCCGAGGTGCTGAAGGTTCTGCGTCAGCGCGCCGAGGCAACCTTGGGTGGAGAGCTGGTGGGGGCGGTGATCACCGTGCCTGCCTATTTCGACGATGCTCAGCGCCAAGCCACCAAGGATGCAGCCAAGCTGGCGGGCTTGAACGTGCTGCGCCTGCTCAATGAGCCGACTGCCGCAGCCGTAGCCTATGGGCTGGACCAGCATGCCGAAGGCGTGGTGGCGATTTACGACCTGGGTGGTGGCACGTTCGATATTTCCATCCTGCGCCTGACGGGCGGTGTCTTCGAAGTGCTGGCCACCGGCGGTGATACCGCACTGGGTGGCGATGACTTCGATCACGCTATCGCGGGCTGGATCATTCAAGGGGCAGGGTTGTCTGCCGACCTTGATCCGGGGGTCCAGCGTAACCTGCTGCAAACCGCTCGTACTGCCAAGGAAGCCCTGACCGCAGCGGCCTCTGTGGAGGTCCGGTACGGTGACTGGTGTTCTGTGCTGACCCGTGAAGCCTTCGATGGGCTGATCGAGCCCATGGTCGCTCGCAGTCTCAAGGCGTGTCGTCGTGCTGTTCGTGACTCCGGTGTCGAACTCGATGAGGTTCAGGCCGTGGTCATGGTGGGCGGCTCGACTCGCGTGCCGCGGGTGCGCGAGGCCGTTGCCGAGATGTTCGCTCGCCAGCCGTTGACCGAAATCGACCCTGACCAGGTCGTGGCCATTGGGGCGGCCATTCAGGCCGACACCCTGGCTGGCAACAAGCGCGATGGTGGCGAACTGCTGCTTCTGGACGTGATTCCGTTGTCCCTGGGCCTGGAAACCATGGGCGGGCTGATGGAAAAGGTGATTCCGCGCAATACCACCATTCCCGTTGCCCGTGCCCAGGATTTCACGACCTACAAGGATGGCCAGACGGCCATGATGATCCATGTGCTGCAGGGCGAGCGCGAGCTGATCAGCGACTGCCGCTCCCTGGCGCGTTTCGAATTGCGTGGTATCCCACCGATGGTGGCCGGTGCCGCGAAGATCCGTGTGACCTTCCAGGTTGACGCCGATGGCCTGCTCAGTGTGTCTGCCCGTGAGCTGGGCTCGGGCGTGGAGGCCAGCATCCAGGTCAAGCCTTCCTATGGCCTGACCGACGGCGAGATCGCCAGGATGCTCAAGGACTCCTTCCAGTATGCCGGCGACGACAAGGTGGCCCGCGTGCTGCGTGAGCAGCAGGTCGATGCTCAGCGCCTGATCGAGGCGGTGCAGGGTGCCCTGGAGGCTGATGGCGATCGCCTGCTGGATGCCGAGGAGCGCATGGTCATTGAGCTGCAAATGCAGGAACTGAACGAATTGATGCTCGGTACCGATGGTTATGCCATCGAGCAACAGACCAAGCGCCTGTCGCAAGTGACCGACGCCTTTGCGGCCCGCCGCCTGGATTCGACGGTGAAAGCTGCCCTGGCGGGGCGCAACCTGAATGAGATTGAGGAATAA
- the fdx gene encoding ISC system 2Fe-2S type ferredoxin, protein MPQIIFLPHAVFCPEGLVVDVEPGVSLLEVAHDNHIEIESACGGVCACTTCHCIVREGFDSLNEADELEEDLLDKAWGLEAQSRLSCQAIVGDEDLTVEIPKYSLNHAAEAPH, encoded by the coding sequence ATGCCGCAGATCATTTTTCTGCCACATGCCGTGTTCTGCCCGGAAGGCTTGGTCGTCGACGTCGAGCCAGGGGTTTCGCTGCTTGAGGTTGCCCATGACAACCACATCGAGATCGAGAGTGCCTGTGGCGGCGTCTGTGCCTGCACTACTTGCCATTGCATCGTGCGCGAAGGGTTCGACTCGCTGAACGAAGCCGATGAGCTGGAAGAGGATCTGCTGGACAAGGCCTGGGGCCTGGAAGCCCAGTCGCGCCTGTCGTGCCAGGCTATCGTTGGCGATGAAGACCTGACCGTTGAAATTCCCAAGTACTCGCTCAACCACGCGGCCGAAGCGCCGCACTGA
- the iscX gene encoding Fe-S cluster assembly protein IscX: MSLKWVDVLEIAIQLADSKPDVDPRYVNFVDLHKWVLALPEFSDDPARGGEKVLEAIQAAWIDETD; the protein is encoded by the coding sequence ATGAGTCTGAAGTGGGTTGATGTACTGGAAATCGCGATCCAGCTGGCTGATTCGAAGCCGGATGTGGACCCGCGTTATGTGAACTTTGTCGATCTGCACAAGTGGGTTCTGGCATTGCCGGAGTTCAGTGACGATCCAGCTCGCGGAGGCGAGAAGGTTCTTGAAGCAATTCAGGCTGCCTGGATCGACGAAACTGACTGA
- the ndk gene encoding nucleoside-diphosphate kinase, producing MAVQRTFSIIKPDAVAKNVIGKIVSRFEEAGLRVVASKMKQLSKAEAEGFYAEHSERGFFGELVAFMTSGPVVVQVLEGENAIVRNRELMGATNPKEAAAGTIRADFAESIDANAVHGSDSEAAAAREIAYFFAATEVTTR from the coding sequence ATGGCTGTTCAACGTACTTTCTCCATCATCAAGCCTGACGCTGTTGCAAAAAACGTTATCGGCAAGATCGTTTCCCGTTTCGAAGAAGCCGGCCTGCGCGTTGTAGCTTCGAAAATGAAGCAACTGTCCAAGGCCGAAGCCGAAGGTTTCTACGCTGAGCACAGCGAGCGTGGCTTCTTCGGCGAACTGGTTGCCTTCATGACTTCCGGTCCGGTTGTCGTTCAGGTTCTGGAAGGTGAAAACGCTATCGTTCGCAACCGCGAGCTGATGGGCGCTACCAACCCTAAAGAAGCTGCTGCCGGTACCATCCGTGCTGATTTCGCTGAGTCCATCGACGCCAACGCCGTTCACGGTTCGGACTCCGAAGCTGCCGCTGCTCGCGAAATCGCTTACTTCTTCGCAGCTACCGAGGTGACCACTCGCTAA
- the rlmN gene encoding 23S rRNA (adenine(2503)-C(2))-methyltransferase RlmN yields MTTSIGKTNLLGLTQPEMEKFFDSIGEKRFRAGQVMKWIHHFGVDDFDAMTNVGKALREKLKAVAEIRGPEVVSEDISSDGTRKWVVRVASGSCVETVYIPQGKRGTLCVSSQAGCALDCSFCSTGKQGFNSNLTAAEVIGQVWIANKSFGSVPATIDRAITNVVMMGMGEPLLNFDNVISAMHLMMDDLGYGISKRRVTLSTSGVVPMIDELAKHIDVSLALSLHAPNDALRNQLVPINKKYPLKMLLESCQRYMSALGEKRVLTIEYTLLKDVNDKPEHAAQMIELLKDIPCKINLIPFNPFPHSGYERPSNNAIRRFQDQLHHAGFNVTVRTTRGEDIDAACGQLVGQVLDRTRRSERYIAVRELSADADMPQSAAART; encoded by the coding sequence ATGACTACATCGATCGGCAAAACTAACCTGTTGGGGCTGACTCAACCGGAAATGGAGAAATTCTTCGACTCAATCGGGGAGAAGCGTTTCCGTGCCGGTCAGGTAATGAAATGGATTCACCACTTTGGCGTCGATGATTTCGATGCCATGACGAATGTCGGCAAGGCCTTGCGCGAGAAGCTCAAGGCCGTTGCCGAGATTCGCGGTCCGGAAGTGGTCAGCGAGGACATCTCCAGCGACGGTACCCGTAAATGGGTGGTGCGCGTGGCGTCCGGCAGCTGTGTCGAGACCGTTTACATTCCCCAGGGCAAGCGCGGTACCTTGTGCGTTTCGTCCCAGGCAGGCTGTGCCCTGGATTGCAGTTTCTGCTCCACCGGCAAGCAAGGCTTCAATAGCAACCTCACTGCCGCCGAAGTCATCGGCCAGGTGTGGATTGCCAACAAATCCTTTGGCAGCGTTCCCGCGACCATCGACCGTGCCATCACCAATGTGGTGATGATGGGCATGGGCGAACCGCTGCTGAACTTCGACAACGTCATCTCGGCCATGCACCTGATGATGGACGACCTGGGCTACGGCATCTCCAAGCGCCGTGTGACCCTGTCGACCTCCGGCGTGGTACCGATGATCGATGAGCTGGCCAAGCACATTGATGTCTCCCTGGCGTTGTCCCTGCACGCTCCCAACGATGCGCTGCGCAACCAGTTGGTACCGATCAACAAGAAGTATCCGTTGAAGATGCTGCTCGAGTCGTGCCAGCGCTACATGTCGGCCCTGGGCGAAAAGCGCGTGCTGACCATTGAGTACACCCTGCTCAAGGACGTCAACGACAAGCCGGAACATGCGGCGCAGATGATCGAGTTGCTCAAGGATATTCCTTGCAAGATCAACCTGATCCCGTTCAACCCGTTCCCGCATTCCGGTTACGAACGTCCGAGCAACAACGCCATCCGACGCTTCCAGGACCAGCTGCACCACGCTGGCTTCAATGTCACTGTGCGCACCACCCGCGGCGAAGACATCGATGCCGCCTGTGGTCAGTTGGTAGGCCAGGTGCTGGATCGCACCCGTCGTAGTGAACGCTATATCGCCGTGCGCGAGCTGAGTGCCGACGCCGATATGCCGCAAAGCGCCGCGGCCCGTACCTGA
- the pilW gene encoding type IV pilus biogenesis/stability protein PilW — protein MALRLALLLLVASLCAGCVLSGDTSPMGTSKGRDEARQAYVQLGLGYLQQGMGERAKVPLKKALELSPADADANAALALVFQAEMEPALADAQFRKALEASPKNARILNNYGSFLFEEKRYEEAYQRFEQAAADTLYPERSRVFENLGVAASKLGQRGLARLQLSKALRLNQQQPRALLEMAELSYEDRHYVPARDYYDRFSLLGEQNARSLLLGTRLAVVFDDHDKASSYGLQLKRLYPGTPEYQQYLSEQ, from the coding sequence ATGGCCTTGCGCTTAGCGCTGCTCCTGCTTGTTGCCAGCTTGTGCGCTGGCTGTGTCCTGTCGGGCGATACCAGCCCGATGGGTACCAGCAAGGGACGTGATGAGGCGCGCCAGGCTTATGTTCAGCTCGGCCTTGGGTATCTGCAACAAGGTATGGGCGAACGGGCCAAGGTTCCCTTGAAGAAGGCCCTGGAGCTCAGCCCTGCCGATGCCGATGCCAACGCGGCCCTGGCGTTGGTGTTCCAAGCCGAAATGGAGCCTGCGCTGGCCGATGCGCAATTTCGCAAGGCTCTGGAGGCAAGTCCGAAAAATGCCCGGATCCTCAATAACTACGGCAGCTTCCTGTTCGAAGAAAAACGTTATGAAGAGGCCTATCAGCGCTTCGAGCAAGCGGCGGCCGATACCCTGTACCCAGAGCGCTCCCGGGTTTTCGAGAATCTTGGGGTAGCCGCTTCGAAGCTGGGGCAGCGTGGACTGGCCCGGTTGCAGTTGTCGAAAGCCCTGCGTTTGAACCAGCAACAACCTCGCGCATTACTGGAAATGGCTGAGTTGTCTTACGAAGACAGGCATTATGTGCCCGCGCGTGATTATTACGATCGTTTTAGCCTGCTTGGCGAGCAAAATGCACGTAGTCTATTGCTCGGCACCCGGCTGGCTGTGGTGTTCGACGATCACGACAAGGCCTCCAGTTACGGTCTGCAACTAAAACGACTTTATCCCGGTACGCCGGAATATCAGCAATACCTGTCGGAGCAATGA
- a CDS encoding RodZ domain-containing protein, with protein sequence MKVAQPEVQATTRVNPGETLRQARESNGWSLAEVAHKLNLTVSSLSNLEAGAFDKLPGHTFARGYIRAYAKLLGMDQAVLVQAFDQYTGTDSQGSAVHALGRIEEPVRVSHTILRIVSLLLLVAVVGGGFVWWQDQTAQRGKEQVALNPEHVEVEGADGKTQIHPLDEPEDQAVAEAKSEADANAAQYANPPAEAPASPAAPVAPAPGAPVAPTHVAPAQTVAPVATVPATPLPAPAAPAPTTPVAPVAATNAPVPTTAAVGSAQVQIQFSADCWTQVSDGNGKILLSALKRKGEVVDVSGKPPFAVRLGYARGAQISYNGQAVDIAPFITGETARLKLGQ encoded by the coding sequence ATGAAAGTGGCGCAACCCGAAGTTCAAGCAACGACTCGCGTCAATCCCGGTGAAACCTTGCGCCAGGCCCGTGAAAGCAATGGCTGGTCGCTGGCTGAGGTGGCCCACAAGCTCAATCTCACCGTGAGCTCCCTGAGCAACCTGGAAGCCGGAGCCTTCGACAAGCTCCCGGGCCACACCTTTGCCCGTGGATACATTCGTGCCTATGCCAAGTTGCTGGGCATGGACCAGGCGGTCCTGGTCCAGGCCTTCGATCAATATACCGGCACCGACTCCCAGGGTAGCGCCGTCCACGCCCTGGGCCGTATCGAAGAACCCGTACGGGTCTCCCATACCATCCTGCGGATTGTCAGCCTGCTGTTGTTGGTGGCCGTGGTCGGTGGCGGTTTCGTCTGGTGGCAGGACCAGACTGCCCAGCGTGGCAAGGAACAGGTTGCCCTGAATCCGGAGCATGTCGAAGTGGAGGGCGCCGACGGCAAGACCCAGATCCACCCTCTGGACGAGCCGGAAGACCAGGCCGTTGCCGAAGCCAAGAGCGAAGCCGACGCCAATGCCGCGCAATATGCCAATCCGCCCGCTGAGGCTCCAGCCAGCCCAGCAGCTCCAGTGGCGCCCGCTCCCGGTGCGCCTGTAGCTCCTACCCATGTTGCACCGGCACAAACCGTTGCACCGGTGGCGACCGTGCCAGCGACGCCGCTTCCGGCCCCGGCGGCTCCTGCCCCGACCACTCCTGTTGCGCCAGTCGCCGCGACCAATGCTCCGGTTCCCACTACCGCGGCTGTCGGTTCGGCCCAGGTGCAGATCCAGTTCAGCGCCGACTGCTGGACCCAGGTTAGCGACGGCAATGGCAAGATCCTGCTCAGTGCGCTCAAGCGCAAGGGTGAAGTCGTCGATGTCAGCGGCAAGCCGCCTTTCGCTGTCCGCCTGGGTTATGCCCGCGGTGCTCAAATCAGCTACAACGGTCAGGCGGTGGATATCGCCCCGTTCATCACTGGCGAGACTGCTCGCCTGAAGTTAGGTCAATAA